The following is a genomic window from Armatimonadota bacterium.
ATCGCGACACGGCAGGCTGTACAGCCGCGGGCTGCACCTGCGAAACGAAACGCTGCTCTACGTGAATCGCGGGCTGGCGACCCATCCGCCGGTCCGCATCGGCAGCATGCCCGAAGTCACCATCATCACCCTGCGGCCCATTTCGGACTGAGGCTGTCAAGCAACAATGCCGAAGCACAAGGACGGGAAACAATCGGATGGCGTCGTCGCGAGCAATCGCAGAGCATTCCACGACTATTTCGTGGATGACCGCTACGAGGCCGGGCTGGTTCTTGAGGGCTGCGAGGTCAAATCCCTGCGCGCTCACCATGTGAGCATCCAGGAGGCCTACGCGACGGTTGCCAATGGCGAGGTCTGGGTCCACGGGATGCGAATCTCGCCGTACGCGCCTGCCCGCGACAATCCGGAGCCGACAC
Proteins encoded in this region:
- the smpB gene encoding SsrA-binding protein SmpB gives rise to the protein MPKHKDGKQSDGVVASNRRAFHDYFVDDRYEAGLVLEGCEVKSLRAHHVSIQEAYATVANGEVWVHGMRISPYAPARDNPEPTRDRKLLLKRQEIRKLERAVREKGYTLIPLKIYFNARGLAKLQLGLCRGKRQYDKREAIAEREFKVRTERALSERERGRSR